A single window of Dermacentor albipictus isolate Rhodes 1998 colony chromosome 1, USDA_Dalb.pri_finalv2, whole genome shotgun sequence DNA harbors:
- the LOC135903135 gene encoding piggyBac transposable element-derived protein 4-like produces MGVVKVPRLKLYWNVGDLYSGLLPPRIMRRRRFIALLAMLQVADLDDVTQSSRGKLRYMWWLLQHMNEVSANLFQPHRDLSVDERMVKSKGRSGIRQYIKDKVTKWGYKLWVLADPGTGYTVQFSVYTGKREQPGPHGLAFDVVCQLCHRYLDQGYRIFMDNFYTSTSLFSHLLSRKTLACGTTRKDRRGFPAELKDARWEKKARRGDIRWLRDQNILYLQWKDRRVVNMMSTVHTANDTVTAKRRERRQNSWTQISITKPLLIHDYNAGMLGVDKSDQMIGYYNVLMRSVRWWKTLFFHCIDIACVNSFVLFQAHRTLHPEIPELARTAGFDHLAFREELIRQLLNLDGAKQAHTPPPPVAKHALHKPEKVAKRRNCKLCYEQKKIELKTNVFCSTCQVHLCFTTARNCFVEWHKNRGT; encoded by the coding sequence atgggcgttgtgaaggttcctcggctgaagctgtattggaacgtaggagatctgtacagcggtctgctcccaccacggatcatgcggcgacgccggttcatagctctactcgcaatgttgcaagttgcagacttggacgatgtcactcaaagttcaagaggaaagctccgatacatgtggtggctcctgcaacacatgaacgaagtgtcagcgaatcttttccagccacatcgcgatctttccgtggatgagcgcatggtgaaatcgaaagggcggtcaggcatccgacagtatatcaaagataaagtaacaaaatggggctacaagctgtgggtcctagctgaccctggcaccggatatactgtgcagtttagtgtgtataccggtaagcgtgagcagccagggccccatggcttagctttcgacgtagtttgccagctgtgtcacagatatcttgatcagggctacaggatctttatggacaatttttacacttctactagcctgttcagtcatcttctcagccgaaaaacattggcttgcggaaccacacgcaaggatcgccgaggatttcctgccgaactgaaggatgcacggtgggaaaaaaaagctcgacgtggcgacattcgatggttgcgcgatcagaacatcctgtaccttcagtggaaagaccggcgtgttgtcaacatgatgagcacggttcatactgcaaatgacacggtcaccgcaaaaagaagggaaagaaggcaaaactcctggactcagatatctataacaaagcctctgctgatccatgattataatgctggcatgctaggcgtagataaatcggatcaaatgattggatattataatgttctcatgagaagcgtacggtggtggaagactctgttcttccactgcatcgatattgcatgtgtgaacagtttcgtactcttccaagctcaccgcacattgcacccagagattcctgagctggcacgcactgccgggtttgaccacctagcttttagagaagagctcattcggcagcttctgaatcttgacggtgccaagcaagcacacacgcctccaccacccgtcgcaaaacatgcactccacaagccggaaaaagtggcaaaacgcagaaactgcaagctgtgctatgagcagaagaaaatcgagctcaaaactaatgtcttttgcagcacatgccaagttcacttgtgttttacgactgcccggaactgcttcgtcgagtggcacaagaaccgtgggacctga